A genomic segment from Brucella pseudogrignonensis encodes:
- a CDS encoding biliverdin-producing heme oxygenase, whose protein sequence is MFHKIMSGRYWRLKSATDPHHKRVDTLCSDLSMFGSESSYKNYLQATLASRLLLESMLEASHIEALLPQWSERRIEPDLTNDISDVSECSPPETLKFKRATEPVDLPTIIGTLYALEASAIRVPERMTLVSKMGFTKDFGARHINRQILNLRSWQQTLNLIEITPFDDDDEERCTFAAIAAFGAFEYNYQKVFNDVAPQRN, encoded by the coding sequence ATGTTTCATAAAATAATGTCAGGACGATACTGGCGGCTGAAGTCTGCTACCGACCCTCATCATAAACGCGTCGATACGCTATGCAGCGACCTCTCGATGTTTGGATCGGAGTCTTCATACAAAAACTATTTGCAAGCGACCCTGGCAAGCCGTTTACTGCTAGAATCCATGCTCGAAGCGAGCCATATTGAGGCATTGTTGCCTCAATGGAGTGAGCGACGGATTGAACCTGACCTCACAAATGATATTAGTGACGTCAGTGAATGTTCCCCGCCAGAAACATTGAAGTTTAAACGCGCGACAGAACCGGTCGACTTACCAACAATTATCGGAACACTTTATGCGCTGGAAGCGTCGGCTATACGCGTTCCCGAACGGATGACTCTTGTATCGAAAATGGGTTTCACAAAGGACTTTGGTGCCCGACATATCAACCGTCAAATCTTAAATTTGCGTTCATGGCAGCAAACACTTAATTTAATCGAGATAACGCCTTTTGATGACGATGATGAAGAGCGCTGCACATTTGCAGCCATCGCAGCATTCGGTGCCTTTGAGTACAACTATCAAAAGGTCTTCAATGATGTTGCCCCACAGCGAAATTGA
- the cpdR gene encoding cell cycle two-component system response regulator CpdR, which produces MKRILLAEDDNDMRRFLVKALEKAGYHVTHFDNGASAYERLREEPFSLLLTDIVMPEMDGIELARRATEIDPDLKIMFITGFAAVALNPDSDAPRDAKVLSKPFHLRDLVNEIEKMLIAA; this is translated from the coding sequence ATGAAGAGAATTCTGTTAGCTGAAGACGACAACGATATGCGTCGCTTCCTCGTGAAAGCGCTGGAAAAAGCGGGCTATCACGTCACGCACTTCGATAATGGCGCCAGCGCATATGAAAGATTACGCGAAGAACCGTTTTCGCTGTTGCTAACTGACATCGTCATGCCTGAAATGGACGGCATCGAGCTTGCACGCCGCGCAACCGAAATTGATCCTGACCTTAAGATCATGTTCATCACAGGGTTCGCAGCAGTTGCACTGAATCCCGATTCTGATGCGCCGCGCGATGCAAAAGTGCTTTCCAAACCTTTCCACCTTCGCGATTTGGTGAACGAAATCGAAAAAATGCTGATTGCCGCCTGA
- a CDS encoding N-formylglutamate amidohydrolase — MSLERDFPQIPPFEICAPAQQRIPFVFNSPHSGRVYPASFLKESRLDSLTIRNSEDCYVDELFATAPRLGAPLLKAHFPRAFLDVNREPYELDPRMFAEPLPPFVNSQSARVAGGLGTVPRLVAEGQLIYPGRIALEEAVYRIEQLYKPYHRVLDALLKETHERFGYSVLIDCHSMPGGTRSGETAGRPDFIIGDRFGRSCGEQLTQAAIELLQGLGYTVAHNKPYAGGFITEHYGRPAAACYALQIEINRSIYMNEQTLQKLVGFDALCGDLYQFLSDLTSLPDELLVVPPLAAE; from the coding sequence ATGAGTCTGGAACGCGATTTTCCTCAGATTCCTCCTTTTGAGATCTGCGCGCCGGCGCAGCAGCGAATCCCGTTCGTTTTCAATTCACCTCATAGCGGGCGCGTTTATCCAGCGTCTTTTCTAAAGGAATCGCGGCTCGATTCGCTGACGATCCGGAATTCCGAAGATTGCTACGTTGATGAGCTGTTTGCTACCGCCCCACGTCTTGGCGCGCCATTGCTTAAGGCGCATTTTCCGCGTGCATTTCTCGATGTAAACCGCGAGCCTTACGAACTTGATCCGCGTATGTTCGCTGAACCGCTGCCACCTTTTGTGAACAGTCAGTCAGCGCGTGTCGCCGGAGGCCTGGGGACTGTGCCGCGTCTTGTGGCTGAAGGGCAGTTGATCTATCCCGGACGCATTGCGTTGGAAGAAGCAGTTTACCGGATTGAACAGCTTTATAAGCCATATCACCGCGTGCTGGATGCATTGCTGAAGGAAACTCATGAGCGCTTCGGTTATTCCGTTCTGATTGATTGTCACTCAATGCCGGGTGGGACGCGTTCAGGAGAGACTGCCGGGCGGCCCGATTTTATCATTGGTGATCGTTTTGGTCGGTCTTGTGGTGAACAGCTCACGCAGGCAGCCATTGAGCTTTTACAAGGGCTTGGTTATACGGTTGCGCATAACAAACCCTATGCAGGTGGTTTCATCACCGAGCATTATGGGCGACCTGCTGCAGCCTGCTATGCACTTCAGATAGAGATCAATCGCAGTATTTATATGAATGAGCAAACTTTGCAGAAACTGGTTGGTTTTGATGCCTTGTGCGGAGATCTCTATCAATTCTTGAGTGATCTTACCTCTTTGCCGGATGAGCTTCTGGTTGTGCCACCGCTGGCGGCAGAGTAG
- the hisN gene encoding histidinol-phosphatase, whose amino-acid sequence MLIDKAFFSEVASVAARETLPRFRQFNEIDNKYTTGFDPVTEADRAAERAIRAVIGREFPDHGILGEEYGPENIDRSHVWVIDPVDGTRAFISGLPVWGTLVGLTVDGDAKAGMMSQPFTGELFYGDANGSYLLREGAEPRRLSVRAQAKLDDATMFTTTPALFKGDLRKGFDRLENAVRLSRYGVDCYAFAMLASGFADLVVEAGLQPYDIVALIPIIEQAGGVVTQRDGGPAEKGGDIVAAASPELHSAVLELLNS is encoded by the coding sequence TTGCTGATCGATAAGGCATTTTTTTCCGAAGTGGCGAGCGTAGCAGCGCGTGAAACCTTGCCAAGATTTCGCCAGTTCAACGAAATCGACAATAAATATACCACGGGCTTTGATCCGGTAACGGAAGCAGACCGCGCAGCCGAGCGCGCGATTCGTGCCGTCATTGGCCGAGAGTTTCCGGACCATGGTATTCTTGGCGAAGAATATGGCCCTGAAAATATCGACCGCAGCCATGTCTGGGTTATTGATCCGGTGGATGGAACCCGTGCATTCATTTCTGGCCTGCCGGTTTGGGGAACGCTGGTCGGATTGACTGTCGATGGCGATGCAAAGGCCGGCATGATGTCCCAGCCGTTCACGGGTGAGCTTTTTTACGGCGATGCCAATGGGTCTTATCTGCTCCGTGAAGGTGCCGAACCACGTCGGCTTTCCGTGCGCGCTCAGGCAAAGCTTGATGATGCGACCATGTTCACCACCACGCCAGCGCTTTTCAAGGGCGATCTGCGCAAAGGCTTCGACCGGCTGGAAAATGCGGTGCGTCTGTCGCGTTACGGCGTGGATTGCTATGCTTTCGCCATGCTTGCCAGCGGCTTTGCTGATCTTGTCGTGGAAGCTGGCCTTCAGCCTTATGATATTGTCGCGCTTATACCGATTATCGAGCAGGCGGGTGGCGTTGTCACGCAGCGCGACGGTGGTCCGGCGGAAAAGGGCGGCGATATTGTTGCCGCCGCTTCGCCGGAATTACACAGCGCAGTGCTTGAGCTGCTCAACAGCTGA
- a CDS encoding alpha/beta hydrolase — translation MPEFLFETDANPIPVGATSGQFKAKDGIDLRYAILKSEVKPSRGTVILLQGRNEFIEKYFETMSDLTARGFTVATMDWRGQGGSQRLLKDRMRGYVRNFSDYTDDLDQFLTEIVLPDCPPPFYVLAHSAGALITYSSMHKLTSRVTRMVLCAPLMGLRPLQSGDDKMRRMATALRWLGLGRKYAAGGRIRGERQFENNPLTSDPVRFARNMEVVRNNPNLALGGPTIHWIGNALRAASRIHQPDFYEGPTVPVLIIAAGADTVVSTAATERLAARTRNVSLVVIDGARHELLQEADFYREQTLAAFDAFIPGTSKIETQPDSLEPSNPDKN, via the coding sequence ATGCCAGAATTTCTTTTTGAAACCGACGCGAACCCAATTCCCGTGGGAGCGACATCAGGGCAATTTAAAGCCAAAGATGGCATTGATCTGCGTTACGCAATTCTTAAGTCAGAAGTGAAGCCCTCACGCGGAACAGTCATTCTGCTGCAGGGCCGCAACGAATTTATCGAAAAATACTTTGAAACGATGTCAGACCTCACTGCGCGTGGTTTCACCGTCGCGACAATGGACTGGCGCGGACAGGGGGGGTCTCAACGGCTTCTTAAAGATCGTATGCGCGGCTATGTGCGAAATTTCAGCGATTATACCGACGATCTCGATCAGTTTTTGACTGAAATAGTTCTCCCGGATTGTCCGCCCCCCTTCTATGTTCTGGCGCATTCAGCGGGTGCACTCATCACCTATTCGTCAATGCATAAGCTCACATCACGCGTGACCCGCATGGTTCTGTGTGCACCACTGATGGGGTTGCGCCCATTGCAATCCGGTGATGATAAAATGCGCCGCATGGCAACGGCCCTGCGCTGGCTTGGGTTGGGCCGAAAATATGCTGCTGGCGGGCGGATACGCGGCGAGCGGCAATTTGAAAACAATCCCCTCACCAGCGATCCAGTCCGCTTTGCACGCAATATGGAAGTTGTTCGCAACAATCCGAATCTGGCGTTGGGTGGCCCGACTATTCACTGGATCGGTAATGCTTTGCGTGCCGCATCGCGGATTCATCAACCCGACTTTTACGAAGGACCGACGGTGCCGGTCCTCATTATCGCCGCCGGTGCCGATACAGTCGTCTCGACTGCTGCCACAGAACGCCTCGCAGCGCGCACGCGTAACGTCTCACTCGTCGTTATTGATGGGGCGCGTCACGAACTGCTGCAAGAGGCCGACTTTTATCGAGAACAAACCCTTGCAGCATTCGACGCTTTCATTCCCGGAACATCGAAAATAGAAACGCAGCCAGATAGCCTGGAGCCTTCAAATCCTGACAAAAACTAA
- a CDS encoding PepSY domain-containing protein, with amino-acid sequence MKKAFLAFAALATVATGIATTSHAADNGLRVQVQYYDDDGYRPPMPPRGGPRPDWDGPDRGYDRGPDRGHNRGPGRGPGWGDGYGRPEILGPRQIARSLQRRGYDVGDMRRERGAYLVKATRPNGRRVIVVVDAFSGRIIDERRVGRGW; translated from the coding sequence ATGAAAAAAGCTTTTCTTGCTTTTGCCGCACTTGCCACCGTCGCAACCGGAATTGCGACCACGTCCCATGCAGCCGATAACGGCCTGCGTGTTCAGGTTCAATATTACGATGATGACGGTTATCGTCCACCCATGCCGCCACGCGGCGGACCACGTCCCGACTGGGATGGGCCGGATCGTGGATATGACAGAGGCCCAGATCGCGGGCACAATCGTGGCCCAGGTCGCGGGCCCGGCTGGGGCGACGGCTATGGACGTCCGGAAATTTTAGGCCCTCGCCAGATTGCGCGTTCACTGCAACGCCGGGGCTATGATGTTGGCGATATGCGCCGTGAACGCGGAGCTTATCTCGTCAAAGCAACCCGCCCAAATGGTCGCCGCGTGATCGTCGTTGTTGACGCGTTCAGCGGCCGCATCATTGATGAACGCCGCGTTGGTCGCGGCTGGTAA